Below is a window of Spelaeicoccus albus DNA.
TCACGTTCCACAGCGCCAGCGTTTTCGAGGAATACCACTCGGGCGCAAAGCTCGACCGGCTCCGCCAACTCACCGAGGACGGCGTGTTGACTCTTCGCGTTGCCGGCACCTTTCCGGCGGCGCAGGCCGCCGACGTGCACCGGCAGCTCGAAGCCGGCGGCGTCCGCGGGCGCCTCGTGCTCACGTTCTAGCCTCGGCGGCCGCGTTCGCCGGTCGGCGGACTACCGCAGGTTCGCCCGGCTTTGGCCGTCTTGGACGATGCCGAGCGAGACGCCTTTGCGATCCTTGACGAAGAACGCCGCAACCAGGCCGACGGCGGTGATGACGGCAAGGTAGATACCTACCGGATAGACGCTGCCGGTGCGCGATTGCAGCAGTTGCGCGATAGTCGGCGCGAACGCCCCGCCCAGCACTGCGCCTATCGCATACGAGATGGCCGCACCGGAGTAGCGCACGTTTGCCGGGTACATCTCGGCGTACAAGGCCGATTGGGGGCCGTAGGTGAATCCGAGCCCGACCGTGAAGAGGATCAACGCAAGGATGATCAGGCCGATGTCGCCGGTGTTGATCAAGGCAAAGAACGGGAACATCCACACCAGCTGCACGATGAACCCGATCTTGTAGATCCGGATCCGCCCGTATTTGTCCGATAACCAGCCGCCCAGCAACGTCGTGACGAGCCACGCGACCGCCGAGACCATGACGCCGATGAGGATCGGCGTTTGCGCGACGCCAACGACCTTGACGGCGTACGACTGCACGTATCCGCCCGTCGTCATATAGCCGACCGCGTTGTTGGCGGCAAACAGAAGCGCGCCAAGGACGACGAGCAGCCAGTGATTTTTGAACAACGGCACAAGCGGCACCGAGGCTCGTTCCTTTTGCTTGCGCACCTCGTCGAAAACGGGACTTTCCGAGACCCGGCTGCGGATGACTATGCCGACGACTATGAGCACTATGGACAGCAGGAACGGCACCCGCCAGCCCCAGGCGAGAAATTGCTCGGGAGTCGTCAGCGCCGTCACCGCGGCCAGCACGCCATTGGCCAGAAGTAGGCCGATCGGGACGCCGATCTGCGGGAATGCGCCGAACAGGCCCCGTTTGGAGCGCGGCGCGTGTTCGACGGCGAGCAGTGCGGCGCCGCCCCATTCGCCGCCCGCCGAGAGGCCCTGCACGATACGCAGCACCGACAGGATGATGGGAGCGGAAATCCCGATGGTTCCGGCCGACGGCACAAACCCGATCAACACCGTCGAGCCGCCCATCAGCAAGAGCGTCAGGATGAGCATGGCCCGCCGGCCGATCTTGTCGCCCAGATGGCCTGCCAGAATGGCGCCGATCGGCCGGAACAAGAAACTGATGCCGATTGTCGCAAACGACACGATGAGCGCGTCTTTGCCGATCGCCGCAAAGAATTGGCTGGAGAACACCAAGCCGGCGCATACCGCGTAAATGAAGTAGTCGTACCACTCGATGGTGGTGCCGACCATTGTGGCAAGGATGACGCGGCGGCTTTCGCGGCCGATGACAGTTGATTCGGCTGCTGTGGACATGAACGACTCCCTCGTCGATAGCGGCACCGACCAGCGCCGCATAGAACAAAATCGTATATGTTTTGATATCACATCCTGGCAGCAGCGTCGAGGGTAATGGCCTCCGCCCGGACTGGGTTCCGGCGGCGGAACGCCTACTTACTCGCCTTGGCTGCCTTTCCGGCGGCCTTGCCGTGGGCCTTGAGATCGAACCCGAGATCGGCGGCCTCCGCCGGGGACACCGTCCAGCCGGCCGACAGAATCTTACGCGCGGCGACATGGTCGGCCGGCATGTTCACACTTTCGACCGCAGCAAGCCTGCCGCCCCGAAAATCGACGACGGAGAACGAGCCGGAAGCCGGGTCGCCGCGGACGACGCACTCGTCGCCGCCCTGCGGGATACCGGCGATATAGAGCTTTTCCGCCGCTTGATGGGTCCAGAACCACGGGACGTCCCGGTACGGTCCGTCGTCGCCCGAGCTCAGCCGGCGTCCGGCGTATCGCCCCTGGTCCGTCGCGTTCTGTTCCGATTCCAAGCGAATGCGCACGGCCTCGGTGTCCCCGACGGCCCGGGCGGCAAAACGGCTCGGGAAGTTAGCGCAGTCGCCGACGGCCATGATCTCCGGATCGGACGTCGTCAGATAGTCGTCGACGACGATGCCGCCGTCGACCGTGAGGCCGCACCGGCGGGCCAGGTCGTCATTGGGCACGGCCCCGGCCCCAATGACCACGAAGTCCGCAGACAACTCGGCGCCGACAGTCGTCGTCACCATTAAGCCCGAGTCGCCCGGTCGCCGTGCAATTGCGGTGATGCCTTCGCCAAATCGCAGGCTGGTGCCCGCGCGTCGGTGGGCTGCAGCGAAATAGTCCGAGACGATCGGTGAGACGACGCGGGCCATGGCGCGGTCGGTGAACTCGAGAACCGTGACGTCCAGGCCCCGTGCCCGAGCCGAAGCGGCGAATTCCAGCCCGATGAACCCGGCACCGACCACAATGGCGCTGCCTCCGACGTCCAGGCGTCTGGCCAACGTCTCCGCTTCGCGGTCCGTGCGCAGACTGTGTACGCCGTCCGCATCGATGCCGGGGATATCGAGCACCCGATTGCGAGAGCCGGTAGCGAGGACCAGACGTGAATACGAAACAGTGGACCCGTCGTCCAGCGTCACGGTCCGGGCCGGGCGGTCGATGGACCGGACGCGGTGTCCGGCGCGGAAGTCGATCCGGTCGAAGAAATCGTCCGGTCGGATCCCTCGCGGGCCGGATCCTGCCAAAAAGTCTTTGCTCAATGGCGGGCGCTGGTATGGCATGCCGGCTTCGTCGCCGATCAGCGTGATCGGCCCGGTATGCCCGGAATCAAGTAACCCCGCTGCCGTTTCGACTCCGGCCAGGCCGGCGCCGACGATGACGATGCGGCGGTGCGCCCCGTTCGCCTCTCCTTCAGAAATTCCTATCGCCTCATTCACCTCATCGATATCGTTGGCCGGTACGCGTCAATGGTCAGGCAATTGTCATGGCGGCGACCTGGGCAAGCGTGCCGGTCAACACGAATGCCCCCAGTCCGATGGCCGCAGCGCCCATTTCACGTCCCGTCGACTTGCGCGCCACCACTATCCACCCCCAGGCGAGAGCAGCCGCGCCAAGCATCCCGGGAATCAGGGTCATCCACGGCGCGCTGTCGGGCGAGCCGCCGGCGACGACGATCTTTGCCTGCGCAAGGCCCGTCAGCAGACTCACCAGCACTCCTGCAACACCGACCCAGACGGCGTAGCGGCCGTGCGGCGATATCGGCTCGGCGGTGTCGGACTTGTACGGGTTCCGTGTCATCTCAGCCTCCGACCGCGATCGGAATGAATATCGCATTGAACAGCGTGGACCCGACAACAGCCAGCGCGATCGCCATGGCCGCCGCTGCAGGGAGTTTCGATTTGCTATCCCGCGTCACGCCGAAGGCCGCCAGCAAGAGCGCCGCCAGGGCAAATATCGTGCCGAGGCTTCCGAGCGCCGTCATGATGCCGGCAAACGCCCTCGCCCCGATATGACCGGTCACCGCCGACCCCGAGGCGGCGAGCACCCTGCTCGCCGCTTGCATGGCCAGCACCAGGACGGCGACGGCGAGCGCGCCGGCGCCCCAGTAGTTGCGCGGGCGACGAGGGTGCGCACCGGGCCCGGAGGACGACTCGAACTCCGGCTCGCGTGAAGGAAGGATCGGCATTTGTCTCCACTGTACAAGCGATAATTGGACACGCGAACATGACTGTTTGATTTTGTTCGTTTATGCTAATTATTGTTGATGCGGGTAATTCAAGGAGGCCACGTGGGTGAGCAAGCCACCGGTGTGCGCAAGAGCGTGCGCACCTTGGCCGATGACCGTGAGATCATCTATTTCGATTCGGGCGCGCTGCCGGGCGGCATGCCGAGCGCTCGGACGGCCGTCGACATGCGCCCGCTGCCCGTGACCAGCACATCGTCCGAACTTCGCTTCGACCGGTTGCTCGGCGAATGGGTCGCCATCGCATCGCATCGGCAATCGCGCACCTTCCTGCCGCCCGCCGACAAGTGCCCCTTGTGCCCGTCGACGGACGACAATCCCAGCGAAATTCCGGACTCGGATTACCAGGTGGTCGTCTTTGAAAACCGGTTCCCGTCCCTGACCAACGCAGCGGAGCCGACGGACGGCGGCTCGGTTCCGGAGGGAGTCGCCGTGCGTCCCGGGTACGGACGGTGCGAGGTCGTCTGCTTCACCCCGCAGCATGATGGCGCGTTTGCGGGCCTCTCCCACGCGCAGGCGAGGCTCGTGGTCGATGCATGGGCCGATCGCACCGCGGAGCTGAGCCGCCTGCCGCATGTCGAGCAGGTGTTCTGCTTTGAAAATCACGGCGAGGAGATCGGCGTGACACTTTCCCACCCGCACGGGCAGATCTACGCCTATCCGTTCATCACTCCGCGCACCGCCACCATGTTGGGCCGCGTCCGGGATCTTGCCCGCGACGGCCGCGACCTGTTTGCCGACATGCTGGCCGGCGAACGCGCGGGCCCGCGTGTCGTGGCCGGCAATGATCTCTGGACGGCGTTCGTGCCGGCCGCGGCCCGCTGGCCGTACGAGGTGCAGCTTTTCCCGCACCGCAAGGTGCCGGACATCACCGCATTGACCAGTGCCGAGCGGGACGCGTTCGTCGAGGTTTATCTTGACGTGATGCGGCGATTCGCCGGGTTGTTCGACACGCCGATGCCCTATATCGCGGCATGGAATCAGGCGCCGACGTCGGCCCGGGACGAGTGGTGGCTGCACGTGCAGCTGTTTTCAATCCGCCGCGCCCCGGGCAAGTTGAAGTATCTGGCCGGGTCCGAGTCGGGTATGGGA
It encodes the following:
- a CDS encoding MFS transporter, with amino-acid sequence MSTAAESTVIGRESRRVILATMVGTTIEWYDYFIYAVCAGLVFSSQFFAAIGKDALIVSFATIGISFLFRPIGAILAGHLGDKIGRRAMLILTLLLMGGSTVLIGFVPSAGTIGISAPIILSVLRIVQGLSAGGEWGGAALLAVEHAPRSKRGLFGAFPQIGVPIGLLLANGVLAAVTALTTPEQFLAWGWRVPFLLSIVLIVVGIVIRSRVSESPVFDEVRKQKERASVPLVPLFKNHWLLVVLGALLFAANNAVGYMTTGGYVQSYAVKVVGVAQTPILIGVMVSAVAWLVTTLLGGWLSDKYGRIRIYKIGFIVQLVWMFPFFALINTGDIGLIILALILFTVGLGFTYGPQSALYAEMYPANVRYSGAAISYAIGAVLGGAFAPTIAQLLQSRTGSVYPVGIYLAVITAVGLVAAFFVKDRKGVSLGIVQDGQSRANLR
- a CDS encoding NAD(P)/FAD-dependent oxidoreductase, with translation MNEAIGISEGEANGAHRRIVIVGAGLAGVETAAGLLDSGHTGPITLIGDEAGMPYQRPPLSKDFLAGSGPRGIRPDDFFDRIDFRAGHRVRSIDRPARTVTLDDGSTVSYSRLVLATGSRNRVLDIPGIDADGVHSLRTDREAETLARRLDVGGSAIVVGAGFIGLEFAASARARGLDVTVLEFTDRAMARVVSPIVSDYFAAAHRRAGTSLRFGEGITAIARRPGDSGLMVTTTVGAELSADFVVIGAGAVPNDDLARRCGLTVDGGIVVDDYLTTSDPEIMAVGDCANFPSRFAARAVGDTEAVRIRLESEQNATDQGRYAGRRLSSGDDGPYRDVPWFWTHQAAEKLYIAGIPQGGDECVVRGDPASGSFSVVDFRGGRLAAVESVNMPADHVAARKILSAGWTVSPAEAADLGFDLKAHGKAAGKAAKASK
- the galT gene encoding galactose-1-phosphate uridylyltransferase, yielding MGEQATGVRKSVRTLADDREIIYFDSGALPGGMPSARTAVDMRPLPVTSTSSELRFDRLLGEWVAIASHRQSRTFLPPADKCPLCPSTDDNPSEIPDSDYQVVVFENRFPSLTNAAEPTDGGSVPEGVAVRPGYGRCEVVCFTPQHDGAFAGLSHAQARLVVDAWADRTAELSRLPHVEQVFCFENHGEEIGVTLSHPHGQIYAYPFITPRTATMLGRVRDLARDGRDLFADMLAGERAGPRVVAGNDLWTAFVPAAARWPYEVQLFPHRKVPDITALTSAERDAFVEVYLDVMRRFAGLFDTPMPYIAAWNQAPTSARDEWWLHVQLFSIRRAPGKLKYLAGSESGMGVFINDIAPEQAAERLRAVSI